The Solirubrobacter pauli sequence CGAGGCCGTGCCGGTCATCGCCGCCACGTCCACCGCCGCCAACGTGTCCTGCATCCTCGGCGGCATCATCGTCTTCGGCGACCCGATGCCCTCCGACACGGTCGGCATCTGCGTCCAGGCCTTCGCCTTCGTGCTCGTCGTCGTCGCCGCGATCCTCACGCCGCCGCCGGTCCGCGCCGCGGCCGCCGCCTCCCACGCATAGAAGGAAGGCGGGACATCCCCGCCGCCCCACCCCGATCATCCGACCTTCTCGAGCGCCACCGAGCCCTAGCGGTGGCGCGCTGCGTTTAAGCTCGCGACGTGCTGCCCCTGCGGGAACTGCTGCGTGAGCTGGAGCTGGAGGTCGTCGCCGGTGCGACCGGCCTCGACAACCCGCTGCGCTGGGTGCACATCTCCGAGCTGGAGGACCCGACGCCGTGGCTCTCCGGCGGCGAGCTGCTGCTGACGACCGGGCTCGGCCTGGGGGATGAGCGCCAGCAGCGCGCCTACGTGGAGCGGCTCGCCGGCCACGGGCTCGCCGGGCTCGGCTTCGGCACGGGCTTCTCGCACGCCGGCGTGCCGGAGGCGCTGCGCGCGGCGGCCGAGGCGCAGGACTTCCCCGTCTTCGAGGTGCCGTACGCGACGCCGTTCATCGCCATCACCGAGCGCGCCGCGGCGCAGCTCGTGAACGAGCAGTACGCGGTGCTGCGGCGGGCGCTGTCCGCTCACGAGCGGCTCGAGCAGGTCGTGCTGTCCGAACGTGGTCTGGAGGGCGTGGCGAGCGAGCTCGGCACGATGATCGGCGGACCGGCGCTGATACTCGACGCACGGGGTGAGGTGCTCGCCGCACGCGGGCGCGTGGACCCGGCGGGCGTCGTGCGGGAGCTGCGGGAACGGCTCGAGGCGGGCGTCAAGCGCGGCTACGCGCCCGAAGCCGAGGACTTCCCGGCCGGTGCGCTCGCGCTGCCGGTGTCCCGCTCCGGCGCGGCGCTCCCGGAAGCGTGGCTGGTCGCGGCGCGCGCGAACGGGCCGCTGAACGAGCTGGACCGGCTGACGCTGCACCAGGCGGTGACGATCGTGGCGCTGGAGCTGTTGCGCCGGCGCGTCGTCGACGACACCGAGCGCCGGCTCGCCGGCGACGTGCTGAGCGCGCTCGTCGCGGGTGACCTCGCGGGCGCGGAGCTCGCGCGCCGCCTGGAGCCGTTCGGCGTGCGCGAGCGTGCCGGCGTGCTCGTGCTCGCGCCGCCGCGGGGCGTCCGCGCGGTCGCCGAGGAGGCGCTCGCGCGCGCCGTGCGCGAGGAGGCCGGCGGCGGGCTCGTGGCCCCAGCGGGCGCGTTGCTGTGCGCGCTGTTGCCGACGAGCGGCGACGACGAGCTGTTCGCCCTCGCCGGGCGGCTGCTCGCGCGGGTGGAGCAGGAGACGGGCGCGACGCTGCCCGCGGGCGCGGGGCGCTGCGTGGCGCCCGGCGAGCTGCGACGCGGGTTCCACGAGGCGCGCTGCGCGCTCGAGGCCCGCGCGCTCGCGGTCGGCGGCAGCGGCTCGGAGAGCGGGATCGCGACCTACCGCGACCTCGGCTCGTTCCAACTGCTCTTGTCGCTCCAGGACGACGACGCGCTGCGCCTGTTCTGCGACTCGATCCTCGCGCCGATCGAGGACTCCGAGGGGGCGTATGGGGGCGAGCTGATGCGGTCTCTGGAAGCCTTCATCGAGTGCAACGGCCAGTGGGAACGTGCGGCGAAGGCGCTCTTCTGTCACCGTCACACGCTGCGCTACCGGATCCGGCGCGTAGAGGAGCTGACCGGCAGGTCGCTGGACTCCGCCCGGGACCGGATCGACTTCTGGCTCGCGTTGCGCGGCCGCGAATTGATCCAACCTGAGAGGTGACGAGAGATGAAGGTCGGCTGCCCCACCGAGATCAAGACCGACGAGTACCGGGTTGCACTGACGCCCGCCGGCGTACGTGAGCTGGTAGAGCACGGCCACGAGGTCGTCATCCAGGCCGGTGCCGGCGAGGGCTCGGCGATCACCGACGCGGAGTACGTCTCGCAGGGCGCGTCGATCCTCCCGGACGCGGCCGCCGTGTTCGAGGCCTCGGACATGATCGTCAAGGTCAAGGAGCCGCAGGCGGTCGAGGTCGCGATGCTCGAGCCGCGCCACACGCTGTTCACCTACCTGCACCTCGCGCCGGACCCCGAGCTGACGAAGGGGCTCGTCGAGTCGGGCGCCACGTGCGTCGCCTACGAGACCGTCGAGGACTCGCGCGGGCGGCTGCCGTTGCTGGCGCCGATGAGCGAGGTGGCCGGCAAGATCGCCACGCAGGCGGGCGCGTTCATGCTCGAGAAGCCGCTCGGCGGCCGCGGCATCCTGCTCGGCGGCGTGCCGGGCGTCGCCGCCGCGAAGGTGATGATCATCGGCGGCGGCGTGGTCGGCATGAACGCGGCGTTCATCGCGCTCGGGATGGAGGCCACGGTCTACGTCTACGACCGCAACATCGACCGCCTGCGCGAGCTCGACATCGCCTTCGGCGGCCGCGCGGACACGTGCTACGCGTCGACGCTGGACATCGAGCAGCGGCTGCCCGAGGTCGACCTCGTGATCGGCGCGGTGCTCGTCGCGGGCGCGAAGGCGCCGTACGTCATCCGCCGCGACCAGCTCGCGCTGATGAAGCCGAGCGCGGTGCTCGTCGACGTGTCGATCGACCAGGGCGGCTGCTTCGAGACGTCGCGGCCGACGACGCACTCGGACCCCACCTACGAGGTCGACGGCGTCCTGCACTACTGCGTCGCGAACATGCCGGGCGCGGTGCCGATCACGTCCACGCGCGCGCTGACGAACGCGACGATGCCGTACATCGTCCACGTCGCCGACGCGGGCGTCGAGCGGGCGGCGCGCGAGAACCCGGGGCTGGCGAAGGGCGTCAACGTCGTCGGTGGCAAGGTCACGTACGCGCCGGTCGCGGAGTCGACGGGGCTGCCGTACGTGGACGCCTTCGAGGCGCTCGCGGCCTAGTCGTGTACGACGCCGTCATCGTCGGCGGCGGCCACAACGGGCTGGTGGCGGCGACGCTGCTGGCCCGGGCCGGGCGGTCCGTGGTCGTGCTCGAGCGGCGCGACCACGTGGGCGGCGCGGCGGTCTCCGAGCGCCCGTGGGCGGGGGTGGACGCGCGGTTGTCGCGCTACTCGTACCTCGTGTCGCTGATGCCGGAGGCGCTGCGCGCGCAGATGGGGCTGCGCACGGAGATGCGGCGGCGCTCGGTCTCCTCGTACTCGCCGCGCGAGGACGGCACCGGGCTGCTCGTGCGGGTCGGCGAGCCACCCGGGCCGAGCTGGGCGGCGTTCGAGGCGCTGACGGGGCGGGTCGCCGAGTCGGTGTTCCCGACCCTGACCGAGCCGCTGCCCTCGCGCGCGGACCTCCGCGCGCGCGTGGGTGACGACGCGGCGTGGGAGGCGCTGTTCGAGCGCCCGCTGGACGGGCTGCTGCGCCGCTTCTTCGAGGACGACTTCGAGCGCGGGATCATCGCGACCGACGCGCTGATCGGCACGTTCGCGGAGCTCGACGAGCCGTCGCTGCGGCAGAACCGCTGCTTCGTCTACCACGTGATCGGCAACGGCACCGGGCACTGGGACGTGCCCGTCGGCGGGATGGGCGCGCTGACGTCCGAGCTCGCGGAGCTGGCGACGGCGGCCGGCGCGGAGGTGCGGCTCGAATGCGAGGTGACCGGGATCGATCCCGGCGGCGAGGTGCGCTTCGACGGCGGATCGGTGCGGGGGGAGTGGGTGCTGGCGAACGTGGCGCCCGCGGTGCTCGCGCGGCTGCTGGGTGAGCCGCCGCCGGACGAGCCGGCGCCGGAGGGCGCGCAGCTGAAGCTCAACATGCTGCTGCAGCGGCTTCCGCGGCTGCTGGACGCGTCGGTCGACCCGCGCGAGGCGTTCGCGGGGACGTTTCACGTCAACGAGTCGGCCGCGCAGCTGGCGGAGGCGTACGCGAGCGCGGCGCGCGGCGAGGTGCCGTCGCTGCCGCCGTGCGAGATCTACTGCCACTCGTTGACGGACCCGACGATCCTGGGCCCCGAGCTGCAGGCGTCGGGCGCGCAGACGCTGACGTGCTTCGGGCTGCACATGCCGGCGCGGCTGTTCGCGCAGGACCATGACCGGGTCAAGGCGGAGGCGGTCGCGGCGACGCTGCGGTCGCTCAACCGCGTCCTCGCCGAGCCGATCGAGGACTGCCTCTACGTCGCGCCCGACGGCGAGCCGTGCCTGGAGGCCAGGACGCCCGTCGAGCTCGAGGAGGAGCTGGGGCTGCCGGGCGGGAACATCTTCCACCGGGACCTCGCGTGGCCGTTCGCCGAGGACGACGCGGAAGTCGGCACATGGGGCGTCGAGACCCCGTGGGAGCGCGTGCTGGTCTGCGGCGCGGGCGCGCGAAGAGGGGGTGGCGTGAGCGGCATTCCTGGGCATAATGCGGCCATGAAGGTCCTCTCAGCGGGGTCCTGACGCGGTTCGCCGGGTTTGCTGCTACATGCGTTGCTACTATCCAGCGCCGTATGCCGACGACGTCCCAGCTGGTCCGGAAGGGCCGCAACCCTAAGACGAAGAAGCTCGCTACCCCTGGCTTGAAGTCCGGTAAGGGCCGCAAGAAGAAGGTGGCCGCTCCCCAGCGTCGCGGGGTCTGCACGCGCGTCTACACCACCACGCCCAAGAAGCCGAACTCGGCTCTGCGCAAGGTGGCTCGTGTGCGCCTGACGAACTCGATGGAAGTCACGGTCTACATCCCCGGCGAGGGTCACAACCTGCAGGAGCACTCCGTCGTGCTCGTGCGTGGTGGCCGCGTCAAGGACCTTCCGGGCGTCCGGTACAAGGTCGTCCGCGGCACGCTCGATGCCGCCGGCGTCTCTGACCGCAAGAAGGCCCGTTCCCAGTACGGAGTGAAAGCCAAGTAATGCCTCGTCGCGCCGCCGCCGGGCGCCGGACCATCGATCCGGACCCCGTTCACCGTTCCAAGCTCGTCCAGCAGGTCATCAACCGTGTGATGCTGGACGGCAAGAAGTCGACCGCCGAGCGCATCGTGTACGACGCGCTGGCGATCCTCTCGGAGCGCACGGGCAAGGAGCCGGTCCAGGCTCTGGAGGACTCGATCAAGGCCCTCACGCCGGTCCTCGAGGTTCGCTCCCGCCGCGTCGGTGGTGCGACCTACCAGGTGCCCGTCGAGGTGCCGGCCCCGCGTGCCCGCACGCTCGCCGTCCGCTGGCTGGTCGAGTTCTCGCGCAACCGTCGCGAGAAGTCGATGGCCCAGCGTCTCGCCAACGAGCTGCTGGACGCGCAGTCCCAGCAGGGCGGCGCCTACAAGCGCAAGGACGACATCTTCCGCATGGCGCAGGCCAACAAGGCCTTCGCGCACTACCGCTGGTAGTCGTCCGCTTCATCTGAGCTTTGCGAACGGCCCGCGTTGCGGGCCGTTCGTCTTTAACCGGCCAGGTCGTCCACTGCGCTGTAGGACGGGAGCTGCGCGTGGTGCAGGTCGTCGCCGGCCCGGATCGCGGCCGCCGCGGCGACGGCGCTCTGCAGAGCTGCCCGGAACAGTAGCGAGCCGGTGCTGATCCGCGCGGCGCCGCGGGCGGCGAGGTCGGCGACCGTGTGGCCCGGCTGGAAGAGCACGTTCAGCGGTGCCGCGACCGCGTCGGTGAACGGCGCGACGTCCTCGAGCGGGAGGCCCGGGACGAACACGCCGTCGGCGCCCGCGCGGACGTACGCGGTGCACCGGGCGATCGCGTCGTCGAGGTCGCCGGTGCGCAGCCAGTGCGTGTCCGTGCGCGCGTTGACGAACACGTGCGGGTTGCGCCGCTTGACCGCGGCGATCACGGCCGCGTGGTGGTCGGGGTCGCCGTGCTGGTCCTCGAGGTTGACGCCGGCGATCCCGTCGAGCTGCGCGACCCGCTCGGCCACGGCGTCGGGATGCTCGCCGAACCCGTGCTCGAGGTCGACGGTCAGGTGGCAGTCGAGCCGGCTCAGCCTGAGGGCGAGCGCGCGCGTCTCCTCCCACGCGGCCCCGACCCCGTCCCGCTTGCCGGCGGCCGCGGCAACCCCGAGGCTGGTCGTCCCGATCGCCTTGAACCCGGCGGCGACGAGCGCCGCGCCGGACACCGCGTCCCACGCGTTCGGCAGCACGAGCGGGTCGCCGGGCACGTGCAGCTCCGCGAACCCCGTCACCGGAGCGCCTCCGCGAGCGCCCGCGCGTGCGCCTCGCCCGGGCAGCGGCGCGGCCCGTCCCCGAACGGCCGCCCATCGAGGCCGACCGCGACGATCTCGCCGTCCGCGGTGACACGCTTCGTCGTCTTCACGGGCAGATTGTCGCCGCGCACGAGGCCGGCCGTCGCCTCGCACGCCTGCACCAGCAACGCGACGTGCTGCGCGAGCGCCTCGGGCTCGTCGGCGGGCAGGAGCGCGAGCAGGGCGGCGAGCGCCGCGTCGGCCTCGGGATGCTCCGTCCCGGGCTGATACGCGGCGGCGACGACCCGCGTGAACCCGACGGCCGCGACCGGGTCGGCGACGCCGGTCGCGTCGGCGAGCACGGCGACGGGGAGATACGCGCGGGGCACGCCGGCGAAGCCGCGAGCGGCCGGCGAGGCACCGGGCCACGTGGCGGCGGCGGGCGGCGTGGAGGCAGCGGTCTCGCGCGTGCCTGCGGCCGCGTTCTTCGCGGCGGCGGCGAGCGTCGCCGGGTCGAGCGTGGCGAGGCGGGCCTCGGTGAGCGCGCGGCGGCGGGCGTGGGTCTCGCCGTTGGCGAAGCGCGAGACGGTCGCGCGCAGCCAGGCCATCGTGGCGAACGGGCCGGACGGGCCGGGGTCCGGGACGGGGAGGTCGAGCATCGTCCGACGGTAGGGCCGGGACGGTTCGGTCGCCGCCGAAACGTCGCGGGCGTACGCTGGGCGGCATGTCCGAGCTCGCCGACGTCGCCGCGCTGCTCGCCGACCGCACGCGGGCGCGGATCCTCGAGGAGCTGCTCGGCGGGCCGCCGCTCCCCGCCGGGGCGTTGGCGGTGCGGGTGGGTGTGGCGCCGTCGACGGTCAGCGGCCACCTCGCGAAGCTCGAGGCGGCCGGGCTGATCGTCGTGCGCCAACGTGGGCGCCGGCGTGAGGCGGAGCTCGCGCGCCCCGAGGTCGCCGAGGCGCTCGAGGCGTTGTCGCGGCTCGCGCCTGGTGTCGCGCGGCCGATCGGCCTCCGCGCCGTGAACGGGCACGCCGCGTTGCGCGAGGCCCGCTCGTGCTACGACCATCTCGCCGGCCGCACGGGCGTCGCGCTCGCGGACGACCTCGTCGCGCGCGGCGCGCTCGTCCTCCGGGACGGCGCGTTCACGGTGGGCGACGGGGCCCACTTCTCGCGCGCGTTCGCGATCGACCTCGACGCGCTCGGCGGCCGCCGCGTGCTGGTGCGCGCGTGTCCCGACTGGACCGAACGCCGCCCGCACGTGGCGGGGGCGCTGGGCGCGGCGCTGCTCGACGTCGCGCTGGCGCGGGACTGGGTGCGGCGGCGGGATGACGGGCGGGCGCTGAACGTCACGGCCGCGGGGCGCTGTGCGCTCTTGTGCGGCTGAGCCGGGTCCCCGGACTGTGGAACGCGTGCGCGTTCCCCCGTTCGCATGGCGAGGGCCGGTCTCGCAGGGGTGGGCCGGCTGGCTTTCGATTGGCGAGAGTTCCCTGGCCCACCCCGTCACGGCAGGTCCCCCGTGATCGGCGGCGGGTAGGGCTAACCCGAGCCCCACCCGGGGGTGTACGACGTACACAAACGGTCCCGCGCCCCAGTGGAACGGCGCCTGGGAACGGCGATGTTCCCGGTATGTCCTCCAACGTTCATTCCGCGGGCCTGCTGGCGCGCGTCACACGACGGTGCGCGGCCGCTTCGGCGCGGCGCCCGAAGACCATCGTCCTGCTGTGGATACTGCTCGTCGCGGGGTTCGTCACCGCCGGGGCGATGACCGGGACGAAGGCGCTGACCGGGGCGGACGCCGGCGTCGGCGAGTCCGCCAAGGCCGATCGCATCCTCGCCGAGGCGGGCCTGCAGGGGCCGGCGGTCGAGACGGTGCTGCTGCGCGCTGATGATGCCGCGAAGACCGCGACGGCCGCGCGCGACCTCACCAAGCGGGCGCAGGCGCTGCCCGAGGTCGCCTCGGCTCGTGCTGATCTCGAGCGCGACAAGGGCCGCACGCGGCTGGTGCAGGTCACGTTGCGCGGGGATCCGGCGGACGCCGCCGACCACGTCGACGGGCTGGTCAAGGCCGTCGACGAGCTGCAGGCCACGCACCCGGACGTCACGGTCCAGGCGGCCGGGCCCGGGACGACCGACAAGGCGATCGGCGAGGTCGTCACGCGCGACCTGCGCACGGCCGAGCTGATCTCGCTGCCGATCACGCTGATCATCCTGTTCCTGGCGTTCGGCGCGCTGGTCGCCGCGGCCGTGCCGCTGATGCTCGGCCTCACGTCGGTGATCGCCGCGATGGGCGGCATGGGCGTGCTCTCGCAGATCGCGCCGATGGACGAGGCCACGTCCTCGCTGGTGGTCCTGCTGGGCCTGGCGGTCGGCGTCGACTACTCGCTCTTCTACATCCGCCGCGAGCGCGAGGAGCGCAAGGCCGGCCGGGACGAGGACGCCGCGCTCAACGCCACCGCCGCGACCGTCGGCCGCGCGATCGTCGTGTCCGGCGTCACGGTCATCGCGGGCCTCGCCGGGTTGCTGCTGACGGGCCTGACGATCTTCTCGAGCATGGCGCTCGCGACGATGCTCGTGGTCGCGATCGCGGTCGTCGGCTCGCTCACGGTCCTGCCGGCGGTGCTGGCGCTGCTCGGCGACCGCATCAACAAGGGCCGCCTGCCGTTCATGCCGCGCACCGGCGGCAAGAGCCGCGTGTGGACCGCGCTCGCGAACGTGGTCACGCGCCGCCCCCGCACGTCGCTGGCGATCGCCGCGGCCGCGCTCGTCGCCCTCGCCGCGCCGGTCCTGAACCTGCACACCAGCGGCACCATCCCGAGCCTTCCGGAGGACGAGCCGTCGATGGTCGCCGCGCGCGACATCGAGCGGGCCTTCCCGGGCGCGCCCGGCTCGGCGAGCCTCGTCGTCACCGGCCCGAAGCAGGACCTCGAGCAGATCGCCGAGACCGCGCAGCAGATCACGGGCGGCAACGGCGACGCGTCCATCACCGAGGGCAAGGGCGCGAGCCTCGTCACGGTCCCGATGCCCGACCGCAGCGACGACCGTGCCGGCCAGATCGTCGAGGAGCTCCGCGCCGAGCTGCCCGACAGCGTGCTGGTCACCGGCGACGCCGCCTCCAGCCTCGACTTCGCCGACCGCCTGCGCACGACCACGCCGCTGGTGATCGCGTTCGTGCTCGGCCTGGCGCTGATCCTGCTGCTCGCGAGCTTCCGCTCCCTTCCGCTCGCGCTCGCGATCATCGGCCTGAACCTGCTGAGCGTCGGCGCGGCCTACGGCGTCCTCACGGCGGTCTTCCAGAACACGTGGGCGGAGGGCCTGCTCGGCTTCACGTCCCACGGCGCGATCGTCGACTGGGTCCCGCTGAACACGTTCGTGATCCTGTTCGGGCTCTCGATGGACTACACGATCCTCGTGCTCGAGCGCATCCGCGAGGCGCGCCGCGAGGGCCGCGACCCCCGCGCCGCGGCGGCCGAGGGCGTCTCGGCGACGGCGGGCGCGATCACGAGCGCGGCGGTCGTGATGGTCGCGATCTTCGCGATCTTCCCGACGCTCCCGCTGATCGAGATGAAGATGATCGGCCTCGGCCTGGCGATCGGCGTGCTCGTCGACGCGACGCTGGTCCGCGGGATCGCGCTCCCCGCCGCGGTCGCCCTGCTCGGCGAGCGCGGCGTCAAGGCCCCGGCTACAGCACGCGCGCTACGCGACCGTCAGGGTCGACGGTTCGCACCTGCAACCGACCGCGCGGGACGCTGAGCACCCGCGCCTGACCCCGTCGCACGGTCCTCGTGACCGTCCGGCCACCCGCGCTCGCGCGCACGCGGCACGTGCGCGCGGGAGCGTTGATGCACGCCACCCGGAGCCGCGGCGCGTCCCCGCGCAGCGGCTCCGCGGCGATCTCGGTCCGCGCACACGGCCCGGCCGGCAGCGTCGCGGCGGAGGCCGACGCCACGTACAGGCACGATGGCGTCGAGAACCCGAGCCACGCCCCGTCGAACGAGAGCGACGTGACGTCGTACACGGCCGGCCCGCGCAGGATCTCGCCGCGATCGGCGGGGGAGAGCGCCGCGGGGGTCGCGGGCGCCGCGGGAGCGGGCGCTGCGGGGGTGGGCGCTGCGGGGGTGGGCGCTGCGGGGGTGGCAGGCGCCGCCGCGGCGCCTCGTGCCCTGGTGGCCGCGCTCGCGCCGACGTCGTGGACCGCGGCCGGGTCGACCACGACGACGCGCACGCCCTCGCGCAGGCCCGCGCCCGTCACGTGCGCGACGCGCCGCCCGGCGACCGCCACGCGGCCCAGGCGCTCCCCGCGCGCGATCACGCGCACGCGGCTCTCGCCCGCCGCGGCCCAGACCAGCGCGCCCGTCCCGTCACCGACCGGCACGCTCGCGGCGACATCACCCGCCGGCGACAACGCGAGCCCGTCCAGGTTCACGGGGTCCAGCGCGCCGAGCGACACCTGGCGCACCTCGACGCCCGAGCGCAGGTCGAAGACGACGAGCGCGCCCTCCGGCACCGGCGCGACCCCAAGGCCGCCCGCCACGGCCACGACGGACGGATCGGCGCCCGGCGGCAGCGCGATCTCCACGCGCCGCCCGTCACGCCGCAGCCACACGCCGCCGTCCTCGAGCGTCACCACGCCGAGGTCCGACGACTGCACGGGATCGACGACCGCGAACGGCGACGACTCGCCCAGCGGCGGCGACAGCGGTGCGAGCACGCCGGCCGGCGCCGCCGCCGTGCGCGGAGGCCCGCCCCAGAGCGGCTCGGTGAACACGTCGCCGCCGGATTCGAACCACACCGTGTTCCCGTAGATCACGGGGCCCGCCCCCGCGGGCGCGAGCGCGCGCACGGGCGCGCCGGAAGCTGAGGAGCAGAGCGCCGCGGAGACCAGCAGCGCGGCGATCAAAACCCGCATGAGGTCTCAGTTCTAGCGAGTGAAACCGCGATACCGCCGCGGCGTCGACCCCCTGCTATATTCGACTGCCGTTGCGGGTGGCCCTGTGCCCGCGCAACGACCCCGGTCCTTCACATGGAGTCAAGCGAGACATAGCCCACCGAGTCTTCGGGCCGCCTCGCAGCATGTGAACGACACGGGCCCGAAAGGGCCCGTTTCTTTGCCCGCTGTCAGGGCACCCTACGCAGGAAGACCGTAGAGACAGAGAAGAGATCTGCATGCCGCGCAAGTTCACACTCGAGAAGACCCGAAACATCGGGATCATGGCCCACATTGACGCGGGCAAGACGACGACGACCGAGCGCATCCTGTACTACACCGGAAAGTCCCACAAGCTGGGCGAGGTGCACGAAGGCGCCGCGACCATGGACTGGATGGAGCAGGAGCAGGAGCGTGGCATCACGATCACCTCTGCTGCGACCACGTGCGAGTGGGACAACCACCGCATCAACATCATCGACACGCCCGGCCACGTCGACTTCACCGTCGAGGTGGAGCGTTCGCTGCGCGTGCTCGACGGTGCTGTCGCGCTGTTCGACTCTGTCGCCGGTGTAGAGCCGCAGTCGGAGACCGTCTGGCGTCAGGCCGACAAGTACCAGGTCCCGCGCATCGCCTACATCAACAAGATGGACCGCATCGGGGCCGACTTCGAGCGCGGTGTGCAGACGATGATCGATCGCCTGGGTGCCCACCCGGTGCCGATCCAGCTGCCGATCGGCGCTGAGTCCG is a genomic window containing:
- a CDS encoding PucR family transcriptional regulator: MLPLRELLRELELEVVAGATGLDNPLRWVHISELEDPTPWLSGGELLLTTGLGLGDERQQRAYVERLAGHGLAGLGFGTGFSHAGVPEALRAAAEAQDFPVFEVPYATPFIAITERAAAQLVNEQYAVLRRALSAHERLEQVVLSERGLEGVASELGTMIGGPALILDARGEVLAARGRVDPAGVVRELRERLEAGVKRGYAPEAEDFPAGALALPVSRSGAALPEAWLVAARANGPLNELDRLTLHQAVTIVALELLRRRVVDDTERRLAGDVLSALVAGDLAGAELARRLEPFGVRERAGVLVLAPPRGVRAVAEEALARAVREEAGGGLVAPAGALLCALLPTSGDDELFALAGRLLARVEQETGATLPAGAGRCVAPGELRRGFHEARCALEARALAVGGSGSESGIATYRDLGSFQLLLSLQDDDALRLFCDSILAPIEDSEGAYGGELMRSLEAFIECNGQWERAAKALFCHRHTLRYRIRRVEELTGRSLDSARDRIDFWLALRGRELIQPER
- the ald gene encoding alanine dehydrogenase; its protein translation is MKVGCPTEIKTDEYRVALTPAGVRELVEHGHEVVIQAGAGEGSAITDAEYVSQGASILPDAAAVFEASDMIVKVKEPQAVEVAMLEPRHTLFTYLHLAPDPELTKGLVESGATCVAYETVEDSRGRLPLLAPMSEVAGKIATQAGAFMLEKPLGGRGILLGGVPGVAAAKVMIIGGGVVGMNAAFIALGMEATVYVYDRNIDRLRELDIAFGGRADTCYASTLDIEQRLPEVDLVIGAVLVAGAKAPYVIRRDQLALMKPSAVLVDVSIDQGGCFETSRPTTHSDPTYEVDGVLHYCVANMPGAVPITSTRALTNATMPYIVHVADAGVERAARENPGLAKGVNVVGGKVTYAPVAESTGLPYVDAFEALAA
- a CDS encoding phytoene desaturase family protein, with amino-acid sequence MYDAVIVGGGHNGLVAATLLARAGRSVVVLERRDHVGGAAVSERPWAGVDARLSRYSYLVSLMPEALRAQMGLRTEMRRRSVSSYSPREDGTGLLVRVGEPPGPSWAAFEALTGRVAESVFPTLTEPLPSRADLRARVGDDAAWEALFERPLDGLLRRFFEDDFERGIIATDALIGTFAELDEPSLRQNRCFVYHVIGNGTGHWDVPVGGMGALTSELAELATAAGAEVRLECEVTGIDPGGEVRFDGGSVRGEWVLANVAPAVLARLLGEPPPDEPAPEGAQLKLNMLLQRLPRLLDASVDPREAFAGTFHVNESAAQLAEAYASAARGEVPSLPPCEIYCHSLTDPTILGPELQASGAQTLTCFGLHMPARLFAQDHDRVKAEAVAATLRSLNRVLAEPIEDCLYVAPDGEPCLEARTPVELEEELGLPGGNIFHRDLAWPFAEDDAEVGTWGVETPWERVLVCGAGARRGGGVSGIPGHNAAMKVLSAGS
- the rpsL gene encoding 30S ribosomal protein S12, translating into MPTTSQLVRKGRNPKTKKLATPGLKSGKGRKKKVAAPQRRGVCTRVYTTTPKKPNSALRKVARVRLTNSMEVTVYIPGEGHNLQEHSVVLVRGGRVKDLPGVRYKVVRGTLDAAGVSDRKKARSQYGVKAK
- the rpsG gene encoding 30S ribosomal protein S7 encodes the protein MPRRAAAGRRTIDPDPVHRSKLVQQVINRVMLDGKKSTAERIVYDALAILSERTGKEPVQALEDSIKALTPVLEVRSRRVGGATYQVPVEVPAPRARTLAVRWLVEFSRNRREKSMAQRLANELLDAQSQQGGAYKRKDDIFRMAQANKAFAHYRW
- a CDS encoding isocitrate lyase/PEP mutase family protein, whose protein sequence is MTGFAELHVPGDPLVLPNAWDAVSGAALVAAGFKAIGTTSLGVAAAAGKRDGVGAAWEETRALALRLSRLDCHLTVDLEHGFGEHPDAVAERVAQLDGIAGVNLEDQHGDPDHHAAVIAAVKRRNPHVFVNARTDTHWLRTGDLDDAIARCTAYVRAGADGVFVPGLPLEDVAPFTDAVAAPLNVLFQPGHTVADLAARGAARISTGSLLFRAALQSAVAAAAAIRAGDDLHHAQLPSYSAVDDLAG
- a CDS encoding ArsR/SmtB family transcription factor: MSELADVAALLADRTRARILEELLGGPPLPAGALAVRVGVAPSTVSGHLAKLEAAGLIVVRQRGRRREAELARPEVAEALEALSRLAPGVARPIGLRAVNGHAALREARSCYDHLAGRTGVALADDLVARGALVLRDGAFTVGDGAHFSRAFAIDLDALGGRRVLVRACPDWTERRPHVAGALGAALLDVALARDWVRRRDDGRALNVTAAGRCALLCG
- a CDS encoding MMPL family transporter; this translates as MSSNVHSAGLLARVTRRCAAASARRPKTIVLLWILLVAGFVTAGAMTGTKALTGADAGVGESAKADRILAEAGLQGPAVETVLLRADDAAKTATAARDLTKRAQALPEVASARADLERDKGRTRLVQVTLRGDPADAADHVDGLVKAVDELQATHPDVTVQAAGPGTTDKAIGEVVTRDLRTAELISLPITLIILFLAFGALVAAAVPLMLGLTSVIAAMGGMGVLSQIAPMDEATSSLVVLLGLAVGVDYSLFYIRREREERKAGRDEDAALNATAATVGRAIVVSGVTVIAGLAGLLLTGLTIFSSMALATMLVVAIAVVGSLTVLPAVLALLGDRINKGRLPFMPRTGGKSRVWTALANVVTRRPRTSLAIAAAALVALAAPVLNLHTSGTIPSLPEDEPSMVAARDIERAFPGAPGSASLVVTGPKQDLEQIAETAQQITGGNGDASITEGKGASLVTVPMPDRSDDRAGQIVEELRAELPDSVLVTGDAASSLDFADRLRTTTPLVIAFVLGLALILLLASFRSLPLALAIIGLNLLSVGAAYGVLTAVFQNTWAEGLLGFTSHGAIVDWVPLNTFVILFGLSMDYTILVLERIREARREGRDPRAAAAEGVSATAGAITSAAVVMVAIFAIFPTLPLIEMKMIGLGLAIGVLVDATLVRGIALPAAVALLGERGVKAPATARALRDRQGRRFAPATDRAGR